One Vicugna pacos chromosome 12, VicPac4, whole genome shotgun sequence genomic window carries:
- the LOC140700408 gene encoding olfactory receptor 10P1-like — protein MANANQTLPEFLLLGFSDLKALQGPPFWVVLLVYLVTLLGNFLIILLTQVSPALRSPMYFFLHHLSMVEVLYTTDIMPRTLADLASPHPRAISFWGCAAQMYNFIVLGISECCLLTAMAYDRYVAICRPLHYSTLMSQQACVAMVGISWLVGIIMATTHSSLIFTLPFPSCPTILHFLCDILPVLRLASAGKHRSEISVMTATVVFIMVPFSLIVTSYAHILGAILAMASTQSRRKVFSTCSSHLLVVSLFFGTASITYIRPREGSSVTTDRILSLFYTIITPMLNLIIHTLRNKEVTRALRHVVKRQVPSP, from the coding sequence ATGGCTAATGCGAATCAGACTCTGCCTGAATTCCTCCTTCTGGGATTCTCTGACCTCAAGGCCCTGCAGGGCCCCCCGTTCTGGGTGGTGCTTCTGGTCTACCTGGTCACCTTGCTGGGCAACTTCCTGATCATCCTCCTCACACAGGTCAGCCCCGCCCTGCGCtcgcccatgtacttcttcctgcaTCACCTCTCCATGGTGGAGGTCCTCTACACCACCGACATCATGCCCAGGACCCTGGCTGACCTGGCCTCCCCGCACCCCCGGGCCATCTCCTTCTGGGGCTGTGCAGCCCAGATGTACAACTTCATTGTCCTGGGCATCTCAGAGTGCTGCCTGCTCACagccatggcctatgaccgctacgtCGCCATCTGCCGGCCCCTGCACTACTCCACCCTCATGAGCCAGCAGGCCTGCGTGGCCATGGTAGGCATCTCCTGGCTCGTGGGCATCATCATGGCCACCACACACTCCTCCCTCATCTTCACCCTGCCTTTCCCCAGCTGCCCAACCATCCTACACTTCCTCTGCGACATCCTGCCAGTACTGAGGTTGGCCAGTGCTGGGAAGCACAGGAGTGAGATCTCTGTGATGACAGCCACCGTGGTCTTCATCATGGTCCCCTTCTCTCTGATTGTCACCTCTTATGCCCACATCCTGGGTGCCATCCTGGCAATGGCCTCCACCCAGAGCCGCCGCAAGGTCTTCTCCACCTGTTCCTCCCACCTGCTTGTGGTCTCCCTCTTCTTTGGAACGGCCAGCATCACTTACATCCGGCCCCGGGAAGGCTCCTCTGTCACCACAGACCGCATCCTCAGCCTCTTCTACACAATCATCACACCCATGCTCAACCTCATCATCCACACCCT